A window of the Tessaracoccus sp. MC1865 genome harbors these coding sequences:
- a CDS encoding sugar-binding transcriptional regulator → MLTKVLTPTPNDLDLVVRAAWLYYEDDLTQAQVAKRLFVSRQTVGRLLEAARQHGIVRIEMDSQYLAAMQLATRLKEASGLTDVIVVPTAEGRLSRERTNERVAAALAAYARRHLHPGAVVGVSWGDSVARALVELSEESLDGVQFVACAGELSGIDDVLTRSPGVLRRLRTVPAPLLVSSAEMASALADEQAVREVLDLARSAVVTLTGMGSATPGGSAVLAGVTTDEEVAEFAARGAVGDMLGEWYDAEGRVVATPWSERRIGLGLDELREMSNVVGVAGGVEKVGAIRGAIRGRLITALVTDEPTAQALLAG, encoded by the coding sequence ATGCTCACCAAGGTGCTCACCCCCACGCCGAACGACCTCGACCTCGTCGTGCGTGCCGCCTGGCTCTACTACGAGGACGACCTCACGCAGGCGCAGGTGGCCAAGCGGCTGTTCGTTTCGCGCCAGACCGTCGGCCGGCTGCTCGAAGCGGCCCGCCAGCACGGGATCGTGCGCATCGAGATGGACTCGCAGTACCTCGCCGCCATGCAGCTGGCCACCAGGCTGAAAGAGGCCTCTGGGCTGACCGACGTCATCGTGGTCCCCACCGCTGAGGGCAGGCTCTCGCGCGAGCGTACCAACGAGCGCGTCGCCGCCGCGCTGGCCGCCTACGCCAGGCGACACCTGCACCCCGGCGCCGTCGTCGGCGTCTCCTGGGGTGATTCGGTGGCCCGTGCACTGGTCGAGCTGTCCGAGGAGTCGCTCGACGGTGTGCAGTTCGTCGCCTGCGCCGGCGAGCTGAGCGGGATCGACGACGTGCTCACCCGCTCCCCGGGGGTGCTGCGCCGGCTGCGCACCGTGCCCGCCCCGCTGCTGGTCTCGAGCGCCGAGATGGCCAGCGCGCTGGCCGACGAGCAGGCTGTCCGCGAGGTGTTGGACCTGGCTCGTTCCGCCGTCGTGACGCTGACGGGGATGGGGTCGGCGACCCCCGGCGGCTCGGCTGTCCTGGCCGGCGTGACCACCGACGAGGAGGTGGCAGAGTTCGCCGCGCGTGGAGCGGTGGGCGACATGCTGGGGGAGTGGTACGACGCGGAGGGCCGGGTGGTCGCCACCCCGTGGTCCGAGCGGCGCATCGGGCTGGGGTTGGACGAGTTGCGGGAGATGAGCAACGTCGTCGGGGTCGCGGGCGGTGTGGAGAAGGTGGGCGCCATCCGCGGCGCGATCCGCGGCCGGCTCATCACGGCCCTGGTCACCGACGAGCCCACCGCGCAGGCGCTCCTCGCCGGCTGA
- a CDS encoding L-fucose/L-arabinose isomerase family protein yields MLHNSLGLTPHSRPRMKIGLVSGGLGAYWEQFPQLLPLLKESVAYVSDRFRRLDAEVIDAGFVSDPQESRKAAEVLRLADCDLVVIYLTTYLTSSQVLPIAQRAGAPVLIIDLQPSEKMDHDSFGTGEWLAFCGQCPVPEVANVFMRAGIEFRSVTGWLRQDDAWERILQWVRAAGARSRLRNARHGLMGHLYPGMLDVSTDLTTVSTTFGAHVEVLEFDDLRERVNEVSGDEVAERVELARQIFTVDDTVAEEDFRWAAQVSVGLDRLVEDFDLDSIAYYHRGLGGEYHERLGAGMILGASLLTARGIPAAGEYELRTAIAMLTAQSLGAGGSFTEIQALNYEDNVVEMGHDGPAHLAISARRPLLRGLGVYHGKRGWGVSVEFDVAHGPVTLLGLGQNCDGSYVFTTSEGTVVEGPLLKIGNTTSRVDFGRDPGRWVDDWSASGVGHHWALCVGHQAATVKAVASLAGIGYREV; encoded by the coding sequence ATGCTGCACAACTCGTTAGGACTCACACCCCACAGCCGGCCCCGGATGAAGATCGGGCTGGTGAGCGGCGGGTTGGGGGCGTACTGGGAGCAGTTCCCCCAACTCCTGCCGCTGCTCAAGGAATCGGTCGCCTATGTGTCAGACAGGTTCAGGCGACTTGACGCAGAGGTCATCGACGCGGGCTTCGTGTCGGATCCGCAGGAGTCCCGCAAGGCGGCCGAGGTGCTGCGCCTCGCCGACTGTGATCTCGTCGTCATCTACCTCACCACCTACCTGACGTCGTCGCAGGTGTTGCCGATCGCGCAGCGGGCGGGTGCGCCCGTACTGATCATCGATCTCCAACCGTCGGAGAAGATGGATCACGACAGTTTCGGCACGGGTGAATGGTTGGCGTTCTGCGGCCAGTGTCCAGTCCCCGAAGTTGCCAACGTGTTCATGCGGGCCGGGATCGAGTTCAGGTCCGTCACCGGGTGGTTGCGCCAGGACGACGCCTGGGAGCGGATTCTGCAGTGGGTGCGGGCCGCTGGGGCTCGGTCCCGGCTCCGGAATGCCCGGCACGGGCTCATGGGGCATCTCTATCCCGGGATGCTGGACGTTTCCACGGATCTGACGACGGTGTCGACCACGTTCGGCGCCCACGTGGAGGTCCTGGAGTTCGACGATCTTCGCGAGCGGGTCAACGAGGTCTCCGGCGACGAGGTCGCGGAGAGGGTGGAGTTGGCTCGACAGATCTTCACAGTTGACGACACGGTCGCCGAAGAAGACTTCCGCTGGGCCGCCCAGGTCTCGGTGGGGCTGGACCGCCTCGTCGAGGACTTCGACCTCGACTCCATCGCCTACTACCACCGCGGTCTTGGCGGCGAGTACCACGAGCGGCTCGGTGCCGGCATGATCCTTGGTGCTTCGCTGCTGACCGCACGGGGGATCCCTGCGGCGGGCGAGTACGAGTTGCGCACGGCGATCGCGATGTTGACCGCCCAGTCACTCGGGGCCGGCGGTTCGTTCACCGAGATCCAGGCGCTCAACTACGAGGACAACGTCGTCGAAATGGGCCACGACGGTCCGGCCCACTTGGCGATCTCCGCCCGGCGACCCCTCCTGCGGGGACTCGGCGTGTACCACGGTAAACGTGGGTGGGGGGTCTCCGTGGAGTTCGACGTGGCCCATGGGCCGGTCACGCTGCTCGGGCTCGGCCAGAACTGTGATGGAAGTTACGTCTTCACGACGTCTGAAGGCACCGTGGTGGAAGGCCCGCTGTTGAAGATCGGCAACACCACGTCGCGCGTCGACTTCGGCCGCGATCCGGGGCGCTGGGTTGATGACTGGAGCGCGTCGGGTGTGGGACATCACTGGGCGCTGTGCGTCGGACACCAGGCTGCAACGGTCAAGGCCGTCGCGTCACTGGCGGGAATCGGGTACCGCGAGGTGTGA
- a CDS encoding plasmid stabilization protein: MGPKAWSAKRERQYEHIKEGLEERGEDEDTAEEIAARTVNKERARAGEAKESSRLSREDISSGRRGGLRSHKGAGGRTRDQLYEEAKRKNIEGRSKMNKAELEKAVDKK; the protein is encoded by the coding sequence ATGGGCCCCAAGGCATGGAGCGCCAAGCGCGAACGGCAGTACGAGCACATCAAGGAGGGCCTCGAGGAGCGCGGCGAGGACGAGGACACCGCTGAGGAGATCGCCGCCCGCACGGTGAACAAGGAGCGCGCTCGGGCAGGCGAGGCGAAGGAATCCAGCAGGTTGTCCCGCGAGGACATCTCGTCAGGCCGACGCGGTGGCCTCCGCTCCCACAAGGGGGCGGGTGGCCGTACCCGGGACCAGCTCTATGAAGAGGCCAAGCGCAAGAACATCGAGGGCCGCTCGAAGATGAACAAGGCGGAGTTGGAGAAGGCAGTCGACAAGAAGTGA
- a CDS encoding cupin domain-containing protein, translating to MKITDNGPQPNAFDIETATRENTNYRTVAWTGKYFQVTLMSIPVGESIGLEMHPETDQFLRIDAGEGKCVMGPSKDNLDFEQEVEDGWSIQVPAGTWHDVLNTGQEPLQLYVVYAPTHHAQGTVHETAALAEADEEAGGDEPPSWSHQPAPDAEDKSA from the coding sequence ATGAAGATCACCGACAACGGGCCTCAGCCCAACGCGTTCGACATCGAGACCGCCACGCGGGAAAACACCAACTACCGCACGGTCGCCTGGACGGGGAAGTACTTCCAGGTAACCCTCATGTCCATCCCGGTGGGGGAATCCATCGGCCTGGAGATGCATCCCGAGACAGACCAGTTCCTGCGCATCGATGCGGGTGAGGGCAAGTGCGTGATGGGCCCGTCCAAGGACAACCTGGACTTCGAGCAGGAGGTCGAGGACGGCTGGTCCATCCAGGTGCCCGCCGGCACGTGGCACGACGTCCTGAACACGGGCCAGGAGCCCCTGCAGCTCTATGTCGTCTACGCCCCCACGCACCATGCGCAGGGAACCGTCCACGAGACGGCCGCCCTGGCGGAGGCCGACGAGGAAGCGGGCGGCGACGAGCCGCCGAGCTGGTCGCACCAGCCCGCGCCGGATGCTGAGGACAAGTCGGCCTGA
- a CDS encoding alcohol dehydrogenase catalytic domain-containing protein — MTQIPALQHAIQFVGVDEIVLNTEKPVDEVGPHQMLLQVEACGICFSDTKLLHAFDSHPRKAEVVKGIDLDALPEIPSYHPGAAPVVPGHEPVGRIVKVGDQVTHFAVGDRVLVQADWKHLRTAKSNGAFGYNFDGALQEYALIDERCVVAPNGEEFLIHVSDGPSAAAVGLIEPWATVEGSYAWAERDHLKDGGRLLVVSDGEPTGLDALTSAHVPAETVSVTPGEVASLEGQVFDDIIYYGSDPEVIEATAPLLGTRATYCLVLGGGTIGRKVALDIGRVHYDFIRFVGTTGDDPADGYAWVPANGELRAGDNVAIIGAAGPMGMMHTIRAVTSGVEGIRVTGTDLSDDRLTHLARTVDPIAAGRSVPITYVNTGNEELQHGFTHIACMVPVPALVSQAVDLAGEGAILNAFAGIPAGTLGDFDLQGIVERRIFMLGTSGSDVSDMRTVLRKIEEGIIDTHISLDAVTGMKGFQDAIDSVMNRTSGGKIMVYPMLHDLELTRLVDMPEKLPHVAAKLNNGVWTKQAEEALLAGA, encoded by the coding sequence GTGACCCAGATTCCCGCCCTGCAGCATGCCATCCAGTTCGTCGGCGTCGACGAGATCGTGCTGAACACCGAGAAGCCAGTCGACGAGGTCGGCCCGCATCAGATGCTCCTCCAGGTGGAGGCGTGCGGCATCTGCTTCTCCGACACCAAACTGCTCCACGCGTTCGACTCCCACCCCCGCAAGGCCGAGGTGGTCAAGGGCATCGACCTCGACGCGCTGCCGGAGATCCCGTCGTACCACCCCGGCGCCGCTCCGGTCGTTCCGGGGCACGAGCCCGTGGGCCGCATCGTCAAGGTGGGCGACCAGGTCACGCACTTCGCCGTGGGCGATCGGGTGCTCGTGCAGGCCGACTGGAAGCACCTGCGCACCGCCAAGTCGAACGGCGCCTTCGGGTACAACTTCGACGGCGCCCTGCAGGAGTACGCCCTCATCGACGAGCGCTGCGTCGTGGCGCCCAACGGTGAGGAGTTCCTGATCCACGTCTCCGACGGCCCGTCCGCCGCCGCAGTGGGCCTCATCGAGCCCTGGGCCACCGTCGAAGGCTCCTACGCGTGGGCGGAGCGCGACCACCTCAAGGACGGCGGTCGCCTCCTGGTCGTGAGCGACGGCGAACCCACCGGGCTGGACGCGCTCACCTCGGCGCACGTGCCTGCAGAGACCGTCTCCGTGACTCCGGGCGAGGTCGCCTCGCTCGAGGGCCAGGTGTTCGACGACATCATCTACTACGGCTCAGACCCTGAGGTCATCGAGGCCACGGCGCCGCTGCTCGGCACGCGCGCCACCTATTGCCTGGTGCTCGGCGGCGGGACGATCGGCCGCAAGGTGGCCCTCGACATCGGCCGCGTCCACTACGACTTCATCCGCTTCGTCGGCACCACCGGCGACGACCCGGCCGACGGCTACGCCTGGGTCCCGGCCAACGGCGAACTGCGCGCCGGTGACAACGTCGCCATCATCGGCGCAGCGGGCCCGATGGGCATGATGCACACCATCCGCGCCGTCACCTCCGGGGTGGAGGGCATCCGCGTCACCGGCACAGACCTCAGCGACGACCGCCTGACGCACCTGGCGCGCACCGTCGATCCCATCGCCGCCGGCCGCAGCGTGCCGATCACCTACGTCAACACCGGCAACGAGGAACTGCAGCACGGTTTCACGCACATCGCGTGCATGGTGCCCGTCCCGGCGCTGGTCAGCCAGGCCGTGGACCTCGCCGGAGAAGGGGCCATCCTCAACGCCTTCGCGGGTATCCCTGCCGGCACCCTGGGGGACTTCGACCTCCAGGGGATCGTGGAGCGCCGCATCTTCATGCTGGGCACCTCGGGCTCGGATGTCTCGGACATGCGCACCGTGCTGCGCAAGATCGAGGAAGGCATCATCGACACCCACATCAGCCTGGACGCCGTGACCGGCATGAAGGGTTTCCAGGACGCGATCGACTCGGTGATGAACCGCACCAGCGGCGGCAAGATCATGGTGTACCCGATGCTGCACGACCTGGAGTTGACGCGTCTGGTGGACATGCCGGAGAAGCTTCCGCATGTCGCCGCGAAGCTGAACAACGGCGTCTGGACCAAGCAGGCCGAGGAGGCGTTGCTGGCCGGCGCCTAG
- a CDS encoding sortase domain-bontaining protein, with protein MTGATRRRGWRAGLWVLLAVALTMGGGYLVWSGLQERPPGETPEPSRQFSMSAEEAIAARPSAAPDVEPLVIEEEAKAELGPFVRTEPVEEPPADGDGGGSFVSRLQIPSIYVDAGIVNQGVSADNAMTLPRNLSKVGLLNTVQPLRAGTGSTLLAGHVVYSGDRGALYYLGEVEPGASISTWDDRGRRQEWVVSGVHLYRQTELPDRLFATDGERRLHLVTCGGDFIRTSRGWIYSDNIVVTAVPVS; from the coding sequence GTGACTGGAGCGACGCGCCGCAGGGGGTGGCGGGCAGGCCTGTGGGTGCTGCTCGCCGTGGCACTGACCATGGGCGGTGGGTACCTCGTCTGGTCCGGGCTCCAGGAACGTCCGCCGGGGGAGACCCCGGAACCCAGCCGGCAGTTCTCCATGAGCGCCGAGGAGGCCATCGCGGCCAGGCCGTCGGCGGCCCCCGACGTCGAGCCGCTCGTGATCGAGGAAGAGGCCAAGGCTGAACTGGGGCCGTTCGTGCGTACCGAGCCGGTCGAGGAACCTCCGGCCGATGGTGACGGTGGCGGAAGCTTCGTCAGTCGCCTCCAGATCCCGTCGATCTACGTGGATGCCGGCATTGTGAACCAGGGAGTCTCCGCGGACAATGCGATGACTTTGCCGCGCAACCTCTCGAAGGTGGGCCTTCTCAACACCGTCCAGCCGCTGCGGGCCGGCACCGGGTCCACTCTCCTCGCCGGCCATGTCGTCTACAGCGGGGACCGCGGCGCTCTCTACTACCTGGGGGAGGTCGAACCGGGCGCCAGCATCAGCACCTGGGACGACCGGGGCCGACGCCAGGAGTGGGTGGTCAGCGGCGTGCACCTGTACCGCCAGACCGAGCTCCCGGACAGGCTCTTCGCAACAGACGGCGAACGCCGGCTCCACCTGGTGACCTGCGGTGGGGATTTCATCCGGACGAGCCGCGGCTGGATCTACTCGGACAACATCGTCGTGACCGCCGTCCCCGTGTCGTAG
- a CDS encoding oxygenase MpaB family protein, whose amino-acid sequence MNPIASFRSLLGRTLRSRVAGEDADAKAALIWGAEGDRWHGRDDVIWHVNGDAAMYAGGIRALLLQALHPAAMAGVAGHSGYRSDPWGRLQRTSEFIAMTTYGPIPSAEALIDRIRTVHERVRGKTDDGTPYRASDPHLLEWVHIAETQSFLASFQHFGDRRLTQQETDEYVAQAAPVGEMLGAVDLPRTEAELLAAIEKYRPELRASPPALDTVDFLLKNPPVPWPARPGYWMLAAGAISTLPPWARRELRLPAGRWFDVLFGQPLGRFSTTIVRWALTPEARRDRLGAPPRTAAS is encoded by the coding sequence ATGAACCCGATCGCCAGCTTCCGGTCACTCCTGGGGCGCACCCTGCGTTCGCGGGTCGCGGGAGAAGACGCCGACGCCAAGGCCGCCCTCATCTGGGGCGCCGAGGGCGATCGGTGGCACGGCCGCGACGACGTCATTTGGCACGTCAACGGCGACGCCGCGATGTACGCCGGCGGCATCAGGGCGCTGCTGCTGCAGGCGCTGCACCCGGCCGCCATGGCTGGAGTCGCCGGGCATTCCGGCTACCGCTCGGACCCGTGGGGTCGCCTCCAGCGCACCTCCGAGTTCATCGCGATGACCACTTACGGACCCATCCCGTCCGCCGAGGCGCTCATCGACCGGATCCGCACAGTGCACGAACGCGTCCGCGGCAAGACCGACGACGGCACGCCCTACCGTGCCTCGGACCCCCACCTGCTCGAGTGGGTCCACATCGCGGAGACCCAGAGCTTCCTGGCCAGCTTCCAGCACTTCGGCGACCGGCGCCTCACCCAGCAGGAGACCGACGAATACGTCGCGCAGGCGGCCCCCGTCGGCGAGATGCTCGGCGCCGTCGACCTGCCACGAACGGAAGCTGAGTTGCTTGCCGCCATCGAGAAGTACCGGCCCGAACTACGCGCTTCTCCGCCCGCCCTCGACACCGTGGACTTCCTGCTCAAGAACCCGCCCGTGCCCTGGCCCGCCCGCCCCGGCTACTGGATGCTGGCAGCCGGTGCCATCTCGACCCTGCCCCCATGGGCGCGTCGCGAACTGCGGCTCCCCGCGGGCCGGTGGTTCGACGTGCTGTTCGGTCAGCCCCTCGGCCGCTTCTCGACGACGATCGTGCGTTGGGCGCTCACTCCCGAGGCCCGGCGCGACCGGTTGGGTGCCCCGCCCCGCACGGCCGCTTCCTGA
- a CDS encoding Hsp20/alpha crystallin family protein, giving the protein MARTFDPFRDMERLFEQRSTSQPGMNMDVYRSADHFVAEIDLPGVDPSSIDIDIDDRTLTIRAERQSKAAEDTQWLTRERATGTFARQLMLGRGIDAGKIEADYTDGVLTVMLPVAEESKPRKVSVAHSGGQREIRSEVVEEGSEG; this is encoded by the coding sequence ATGGCACGCACGTTTGATCCGTTCCGCGACATGGAGCGCCTGTTCGAGCAGCGCTCCACCTCCCAGCCGGGCATGAACATGGATGTCTATCGTTCGGCCGATCACTTCGTGGCCGAGATCGACCTGCCTGGCGTTGACCCGTCGAGCATCGACATCGACATCGACGACCGCACGCTCACCATCCGCGCCGAGCGCCAGAGCAAGGCCGCGGAGGACACCCAGTGGCTGACGCGGGAGCGCGCCACCGGCACGTTCGCCCGCCAGTTGATGTTGGGACGCGGCATCGACGCCGGCAAGATCGAGGCCGACTACACCGACGGCGTCCTCACCGTCATGCTGCCGGTGGCTGAGGAGTCGAAGCCGCGCAAGGTGTCCGTCGCCCATTCCGGCGGTCAGCGCGAGATCCGCTCGGAAGTTGTCGAGGAGGGCAGCGAGGGCTGA
- a CDS encoding RNA-binding S4 domain-containing protein, translated as MTRLDAWLWAVRVYKTRSLATSAVRGGHVRVNDLLPKASQHVVAGQVIRVRKDQDEKILEVVDPGLAKRVSAPLAQAAYIDRTPEKPPPIPEMVGRVAVRDRGAGRPTKRERRAIEQLRGH; from the coding sequence ATGACCCGACTGGATGCCTGGCTGTGGGCGGTGCGCGTGTACAAGACCCGCTCGCTCGCGACCTCGGCCGTGCGCGGCGGGCACGTGAGGGTGAACGACCTGCTGCCCAAGGCGTCGCAGCATGTGGTGGCGGGCCAGGTCATCCGGGTGCGCAAGGACCAGGACGAGAAGATCCTCGAGGTGGTGGACCCCGGTCTGGCCAAGCGGGTCAGCGCTCCGTTGGCGCAGGCCGCCTACATCGACCGGACGCCCGAGAAGCCGCCACCCATCCCGGAGATGGTGGGCCGCGTGGCGGTGCGCGACCGCGGAGCCGGCCGCCCGACCAAGCGTGAACGCCGGGCGATCGAGCAGCTCCGCGGCCACTAG
- a CDS encoding SDR family NAD(P)-dependent oxidoreductase, translating to MTRKAIVTGHSKGLGAALASQLEADGWAVLGVSRSAGAQVDLGSASELAAWLESGALAEFLADASDVILINNAGAVSPIGFVGTLDPAEIERSVNVNVTAPLILTDAVVRLRTAGASLRVVHVSSGAARRPFATWSTYCAGKAAVDMHAVALAEENLDGVRVASIQPGVVDTGMQATLRATDFPGRDEFQSLKDEGRLSSPDEAARRIITLLNRADFGEKVIADVRDAG from the coding sequence ATGACCAGGAAAGCCATCGTCACCGGCCACAGCAAGGGCCTAGGTGCCGCGCTCGCCTCGCAGTTGGAGGCCGACGGCTGGGCCGTGCTCGGCGTGTCGCGCTCTGCCGGCGCCCAGGTGGATCTGGGGTCGGCGTCGGAACTGGCCGCGTGGCTGGAATCCGGCGCACTCGCGGAGTTCCTGGCGGACGCCTCCGACGTCATCCTGATCAACAACGCGGGGGCGGTGTCGCCCATCGGCTTCGTGGGCACGCTGGACCCGGCGGAGATCGAGCGGTCGGTCAACGTCAACGTGACCGCTCCCCTCATCCTGACCGACGCCGTGGTGAGGCTGCGCACCGCTGGGGCGTCGCTGCGCGTGGTGCACGTCAGCAGCGGCGCGGCCCGCCGCCCCTTCGCCACCTGGAGCACCTACTGCGCCGGCAAGGCCGCCGTCGACATGCACGCCGTGGCGCTCGCCGAGGAGAACCTCGACGGTGTCCGCGTCGCGTCGATCCAGCCGGGCGTCGTCGACACGGGGATGCAGGCCACGCTCCGGGCGACGGACTTCCCTGGCCGCGACGAGTTCCAGTCGCTGAAGGACGAGGGTCGCCTGTCATCGCCCGACGAGGCGGCGCGCAGGATCATCACGCTGCTCAACCGCGCAGACTTCGGCGAGAAGGTTATCGCGGACGTCCGCGACGCCGGCTGA
- a CDS encoding protein-L-isoaspartate O-methyltransferase yields MTKLDDAFDVVARADFLPPKVKPFADLDRALAIGHDATNSQPWTVRYMLEHLDPQPGDKVLDVGSGSGWTTALLAYLVGESGSVVGVDIVPELVQMGRLHMDNRFPWARFEEAEEGVLGWPESAPYDRILVSADGGSVPEDLEAQLAPGGRMVLPASQRIIIVEKDADGKLTRNAAAGMFSFVELR; encoded by the coding sequence ATGACGAAGCTCGACGACGCATTCGACGTGGTGGCGCGCGCCGACTTCCTGCCGCCGAAGGTCAAGCCCTTCGCTGATCTGGACAGGGCGCTGGCGATCGGTCACGACGCGACCAACTCGCAACCCTGGACGGTGCGCTACATGCTGGAGCATCTGGACCCGCAACCCGGAGACAAGGTGCTCGACGTGGGCAGCGGCTCGGGCTGGACCACCGCCCTGCTCGCCTACCTGGTGGGTGAGAGCGGCTCGGTCGTCGGCGTGGACATCGTGCCTGAGCTCGTGCAGATGGGTCGCCTGCACATGGACAACCGGTTCCCGTGGGCGCGCTTCGAGGAGGCGGAGGAGGGTGTGTTGGGCTGGCCCGAATCGGCTCCCTACGACCGGATCCTGGTCTCGGCCGACGGCGGGAGCGTGCCGGAGGACCTGGAGGCGCAGCTCGCCCCCGGCGGCCGGATGGTGCTGCCCGCGTCGCAGCGCATCATCATCGTGGAGAAGGACGCCGACGGGAAGCTGACACGAAACGCCGCCGCCGGGATGTTCAGCTTCGTCGAGTTGCGGTAA